One uncultured Tolumonas sp. genomic window carries:
- a CDS encoding YciN family protein, whose product METKEPIAKASLLELANQIMKEHDDYLAGMTVTDVNEKSGVLVFKGEYFLDDQGLPTAKTTAVFNVYKGLAQALSPQYTLE is encoded by the coding sequence ATGGAAACTAAAGAACCTATCGCGAAAGCATCTTTGCTCGAATTGGCAAACCAGATCATGAAAGAGCATGATGACTATCTGGCTGGCATGACTGTCACCGATGTAAACGAAAAATCAGGCGTTTTAGTCTTCAAAGGCGAATACTTCCTTGATGATCAAGGTTTACCTACGGCAAAAACTACTGCTGTATTTAATGTCTATAAAGGGTTAGCGCAGGCTCTTTCGCCGCAATATACACTGGAGTAA
- a CDS encoding M15 family metallopeptidase, translated as MINHKLVGLDDSALCPVTPGHFLTSATAAAFQNMSQAALNDGLNIAIASSYRSFERQTQIWNRKYRGESIVLDGEGIPIANWAQLSHQDRIFAILRWSALPGASRHHWGTDLDVYAPDLLPAGQKLQLTPAEYDVTNGYFAQLTTWLDQNMHAFGFFRPYVTDKGGIAPEAWHLSYYPEAKLLQEQFTLEMLHDVLIQNAIEENTQILLHLPQIWTRFITNISENHNL; from the coding sequence ATGATTAATCACAAACTAGTCGGGTTGGATGACTCTGCGTTATGCCCTGTGACTCCAGGGCATTTTTTAACATCGGCCACTGCAGCCGCTTTCCAAAATATGTCTCAAGCTGCTTTGAATGATGGACTAAACATTGCTATCGCATCCAGTTATCGTTCATTCGAACGACAAACCCAGATCTGGAATCGTAAATATCGTGGTGAAAGTATTGTTCTTGACGGTGAAGGGATCCCAATAGCTAATTGGGCACAGTTATCGCATCAGGATCGGATTTTTGCCATTTTAAGATGGAGTGCCCTTCCAGGAGCCAGCAGGCACCATTGGGGGACAGATCTGGATGTCTATGCCCCCGATTTATTACCTGCTGGCCAAAAATTACAATTAACTCCCGCTGAATATGATGTCACTAACGGCTATTTTGCCCAGCTGACCACATGGCTCGATCAGAATATGCATGCTTTCGGTTTTTTCCGGCCCTATGTCACAGATAAAGGTGGGATCGCGCCAGAAGCATGGCATCTCAGTTATTATCCTGAGGCAAAATTATTACAAGAACAATTCACGCTTGAAATGTTGCATGATGTATTAATACAAAATGCCATAGAAGAAAATACACAGATCCTGCTTCATTTACCGCAGATCTGGACACGCTTTATCACAAATATTAGTGAGAATCACAACTTATGA
- the dapE gene encoding succinyl-diaminopimelate desuccinylase, with the protein MTDSLVLSLAKDLIARPSVTPVDEGCQQLMAAFLAPLGFTIEPMVFHDTTNLWARKGTSGPLFCFAGHTDVVPPGPENKWNTPPFTPTIIDGVLYGRGAADMKGSIASMLVAVQRFVIDYPAHNGSIAFLITSDEEGPFINGTPKVIETLEARQEKITWCLVGEPSSTNAVGDVVKNGRRGSLTGDLTIYGVQGHVAYPHLAENPVHLAMPALAELSAKQWDAGNEFFPATSFQIANINAGTGASNVIPGELQVQFNFRYSTELTDAQIKQQVCELLDRHGLRYELKWTLSGQPFLTGSGKLVEATQKAIETVTGRTTELSTSGGTSDGRFIAPTGAQVVELGPINATIHKVNECVSVADLETLSDIYYSMMQQLLVEHD; encoded by the coding sequence ATGACCGATTCTCTTGTTTTGTCTCTGGCTAAGGATTTGATCGCACGTCCTTCTGTAACCCCAGTAGATGAAGGTTGTCAGCAACTAATGGCCGCGTTTTTAGCGCCATTGGGATTCACCATTGAACCAATGGTATTTCATGACACGACGAATCTGTGGGCAAGAAAAGGAACATCGGGACCATTATTCTGTTTTGCCGGTCATACAGATGTTGTTCCACCCGGACCGGAAAATAAATGGAACACTCCTCCATTTACCCCAACTATTATTGATGGCGTTTTATATGGCCGCGGTGCTGCGGATATGAAAGGTTCTATCGCATCAATGTTGGTCGCCGTTCAGCGTTTTGTGATTGATTATCCGGCACATAACGGATCCATTGCTTTTCTTATCACCAGCGACGAAGAAGGCCCATTTATTAATGGCACGCCCAAAGTTATTGAAACATTAGAGGCTCGCCAGGAAAAAATTACCTGGTGTCTGGTTGGTGAGCCTTCATCAACCAATGCGGTTGGCGATGTAGTCAAAAACGGCCGTCGTGGTTCATTAACGGGCGACCTTACTATTTATGGTGTTCAAGGGCATGTTGCTTACCCTCACCTAGCCGAAAACCCCGTCCACCTAGCTATGCCAGCACTGGCTGAACTTTCTGCTAAACAATGGGATGCCGGAAATGAATTTTTTCCCGCAACCAGCTTTCAGATCGCGAACATCAATGCGGGTACTGGCGCATCAAATGTGATCCCCGGTGAGTTACAAGTGCAATTCAATTTCCGCTACAGTACAGAGCTTACCGATGCACAAATAAAGCAGCAGGTCTGTGAACTACTCGACCGCCATGGTCTGCGCTATGAGCTGAAATGGACATTAAGCGGCCAACCTTTTTTAACTGGCTCGGGCAAGCTTGTCGAAGCCACGCAAAAGGCGATTGAAACGGTAACTGGGCGAACCACTGAATTATCAACATCAGGTGGCACCTCGGATGGTCGTTTTATCGCACCAACGGGCGCTCAAGTCGTTGAATTGGGTCCGATCAATGCAACTATCCATAAGGTAAATGAATGCGTTAGCGTTGCCGATCTGGAAACACTGAGTGATATCTATTACAGCATGATGCAACAGTTGCTGGTTGAGCATGATTAA
- a CDS encoding iron-containing alcohol dehydrogenase, translating into MLNFEYQNPTKVLFGKGQIAKISHEIPSDARILIIYGGGSIIANGTMDLAKRALAGRNVIEFGGIEPNPDYETLMQAVAVVKKEQITFLLAIGGGSVIDGTKFIAAAACWELGDPWEILHNKGKGIRNVIPFGCILTLPATGSEMNQHAVISRKNRQISLPSASGSQGNYGAMAMHSQIAKEKLSFSNDQVFPQFAVLDPMTTFSLPKLQIANGIVDAFCHVIEQYLTYPVNANLQDRFAESIMLTLLDDGIKSYQQPDDYDSRANLMWCATMALNGLIGSGVPQDWSSHAIGHELTALFGLAHAETLAIVLPGTMAVRKDEKKAKLLQYAKRVWGIQGKNEDLVIQQAIDKTIAFFESLGFATHLSAYNIKEEQIPDIAATLLKHGMTGIGEHGTVTLDICEEILRKAL; encoded by the coding sequence ATGCTGAATTTTGAATATCAAAATCCAACCAAGGTGTTATTTGGGAAAGGTCAAATAGCCAAAATCAGTCATGAGATCCCATCTGATGCACGCATTTTAATTATCTATGGCGGTGGTAGTATTATTGCTAATGGCACGATGGATCTCGCCAAACGAGCATTAGCAGGGCGTAATGTTATTGAATTTGGCGGCATTGAACCAAACCCAGATTATGAAACTTTGATGCAGGCTGTTGCAGTTGTAAAAAAAGAACAAATCACTTTTTTACTGGCAATTGGTGGTGGCTCAGTCATTGATGGCACTAAATTTATTGCCGCCGCAGCTTGCTGGGAATTAGGCGACCCTTGGGAAATCCTGCATAACAAAGGAAAAGGTATTAGAAATGTGATCCCATTTGGCTGCATCTTAACCTTACCAGCGACAGGTTCCGAGATGAACCAACATGCAGTCATTAGCCGAAAAAATCGTCAGATTTCTTTACCTTCCGCTAGTGGTTCACAAGGCAATTACGGTGCAATGGCAATGCATAGCCAAATTGCAAAAGAAAAACTTTCCTTTTCAAACGATCAAGTGTTTCCGCAATTCGCAGTTCTTGACCCAATGACTACCTTTTCACTGCCAAAACTACAAATCGCTAACGGTATTGTCGACGCCTTCTGTCATGTCATTGAGCAATACTTAACCTATCCGGTTAATGCTAATCTTCAAGATCGTTTTGCCGAAAGCATCATGCTCACACTGTTGGATGACGGCATAAAAAGCTACCAGCAGCCGGATGATTACGACAGTCGAGCTAACCTGATGTGGTGTGCCACCATGGCACTTAATGGCTTGATAGGATCTGGCGTTCCGCAAGACTGGAGTTCCCATGCTATTGGGCACGAGTTAACTGCATTATTTGGTCTTGCCCATGCAGAAACATTAGCAATTGTTCTTCCAGGAACTATGGCTGTTCGAAAAGACGAGAAAAAAGCCAAATTATTACAATACGCGAAACGCGTTTGGGGTATTCAAGGTAAGAATGAGGATTTAGTCATTCAACAAGCTATTGATAAAACAATCGCCTTTTTTGAATCTCTCGGTTTTGCTACTCATCTCTCTGCGTATAATATCAAGGAAGAACAAATTCCTGATATTGCAGCGACATTATTAAAACACGGTATGACCGGCATTGGTGAACACGGCACTGTGACACTCGATATTTGTGAAGAAATTTTACGTAAAGCCTTATAA
- the cysB gene encoding HTH-type transcriptional regulator CysB, translated as MKLQQLRYIVEVANHSLNVSATAESLYTSQPGISKQVRMLEDELGIQIFERSGKHLTQITTAGHEVIKIAQEILAKVESIRSVAGQYTNPDQGTLHISTTHTQARYALPAVIKGFITRYPMVSLHMHQGSPSQISESVAKGTSDFAIATEALHLYEDLITLPCYHWNRSVIVPKDHPLATCSMLTVEELAKYPLVTYTFGFTGRSELDAAFSRAGLIPRIVFTATDADVIKTYVRLGLGVGVVATMAVDPEVDKDLVLLDGSHLFQSSTTKICFRKGIFLRSYMYDFIERFAPHLTRDLVDKALAMKAPYEVEALFANIELPTY; from the coding sequence ATGAAACTCCAGCAGCTACGATATATCGTTGAGGTTGCTAATCATAGCCTGAATGTCTCTGCAACCGCAGAAAGTTTATATACCTCGCAACCTGGTATCAGCAAGCAAGTTCGCATGCTGGAAGACGAACTGGGTATTCAGATCTTTGAGCGCAGTGGTAAACATTTGACACAAATTACTACTGCTGGGCATGAGGTCATAAAGATTGCGCAGGAAATTTTGGCGAAAGTAGAGTCTATTCGTTCTGTCGCAGGCCAGTACACTAATCCAGATCAAGGTACCCTGCATATTTCAACAACACATACTCAGGCGCGTTATGCATTACCTGCGGTCATCAAAGGTTTTATCACGCGTTATCCCATGGTTTCGTTGCATATGCATCAAGGGTCACCATCGCAAATCAGTGAGTCGGTTGCTAAAGGAACCTCTGACTTTGCGATTGCCACAGAAGCATTACATTTGTATGAAGACTTGATCACGTTGCCGTGTTATCACTGGAATCGCAGTGTCATTGTTCCAAAAGATCATCCGCTCGCAACTTGTTCTATGCTCACTGTCGAAGAACTTGCTAAATATCCTTTAGTTACTTATACGTTTGGTTTTACCGGTCGTTCAGAGCTGGATGCTGCATTTAGCCGCGCAGGGTTAATTCCTCGCATTGTGTTTACGGCAACAGATGCTGATGTGATAAAAACCTATGTCCGATTAGGTTTAGGTGTTGGCGTGGTTGCAACTATGGCTGTTGATCCAGAAGTAGATAAAGATTTGGTACTACTGGATGGTAGTCATTTGTTTCAGTCTAGCACTACTAAGATCTGTTTTCGAAAAGGCATCTTTCTTCGTAGTTATATGTATGATTTTATTGAACGTTTTGCACCACATTTGACTAGGGATTTGGTGGATAAAGCGCTTGCGATGAAAGCACCTTATGAAGTCGAGGCGTTATTTGCCAATATAGAATTACCGACCTATTAA
- a CDS encoding helix-turn-helix transcriptional regulator, whose product MSLAPVSVGQKIRHIRETMGLSRPKFAELLGVPPTTLKNYELGYREVGGAFLVALAHQEQLHKFTLWLLSDKIAPEIGQISPAEYVVQK is encoded by the coding sequence ATGAGTCTCGCTCCTGTGTCTGTTGGTCAAAAAATCCGTCATATTCGTGAAACAATGGGGCTTAGCCGTCCGAAATTTGCGGAACTGCTTGGCGTACCACCAACTACACTGAAAAACTATGAACTAGGTTATCGTGAGGTTGGCGGTGCATTTCTGGTGGCTTTGGCACATCAGGAACAACTGCATAAATTCACTTTATGGCTATTGTCAGACAAAATTGCCCCTGAAATCGGCCAGATCAGTCCTGCTGAATACGTAGTTCAAAAATAA
- a CDS encoding DNA repair protein has product MVLTLVLLAIGALLFLTIAYNIFQQHKQQQEIDRRAIVARQKVIIEEAEDILLNVNRLSYSKTLVMLLQNRLLDALRTIQNVTPNVSAINQRIEDVRNQIKYVNEHYKGEDSHFRSPDSDRQAIQMLQTTKKLRAIVRMEHNKGKIDPQSFSVEDRRLELMLLKINIANLLQKAMDARVQRQIGTAKQLLTKGINALSVIPDKDAYLIASEEEMKSTLRDINDQLERESQKEREEIQEKQDDLDVLFQPKKKW; this is encoded by the coding sequence ATGGTTTTAACTCTGGTTTTACTCGCAATCGGCGCATTGTTATTTCTTACGATTGCTTACAACATATTCCAGCAGCATAAGCAGCAACAGGAAATCGATCGTCGGGCTATCGTTGCAAGACAAAAGGTGATCATCGAAGAAGCTGAAGACATTTTACTCAATGTAAATAGACTGTCTTACAGTAAAACCTTGGTTATGTTATTACAAAACCGATTATTAGATGCGCTGCGAACCATCCAAAATGTAACACCGAACGTGTCAGCAATTAACCAACGAATTGAAGATGTAAGAAATCAGATCAAGTATGTAAACGAACACTATAAGGGAGAAGATAGTCACTTCCGTTCACCGGACTCCGATAGACAAGCAATCCAAATGCTTCAGACTACTAAGAAATTACGGGCGATAGTCCGTATGGAACACAATAAAGGCAAAATTGATCCACAATCATTTTCAGTTGAAGATCGTCGCTTGGAATTAATGTTGCTGAAAATCAATATTGCTAATTTGCTGCAAAAAGCCATGGATGCCCGAGTTCAGCGTCAAATAGGTACAGCAAAACAATTATTGACGAAAGGAATTAATGCTCTGAGTGTCATTCCCGATAAAGATGCGTATCTGATTGCCAGTGAAGAGGAAATGAAGTCAACCCTTCGAGATATTAACGACCAATTAGAAAGAGAATCGCAAAAAGAACGCGAAGAAATACAGGAAAAACAAGACGATCTCGACGTCTTATTCCAACCAAAGAAAAAATGGTAA
- a CDS encoding arsenate reductase produces the protein MAITLYGIKTCDSVKKAQTWLKQNNIPFEFIDFKQTPPTEVQIAQWCHSAGWEKLLNKQSKTFRELSPTEKTIADEAQAVALMLAHPLLIKRPVLTAQHKILIGFSELAYNALNN, from the coding sequence GTGGCAATCACTCTGTATGGCATCAAAACTTGTGATAGTGTCAAAAAAGCTCAAACTTGGTTAAAACAAAACAATATTCCTTTTGAATTCATTGATTTTAAACAGACTCCACCCACTGAAGTTCAGATAGCACAATGGTGCCATTCGGCAGGTTGGGAAAAATTACTTAACAAACAAAGTAAAACCTTTCGGGAATTATCCCCCACAGAAAAAACGATTGCTGATGAAGCCCAAGCAGTAGCGTTGATGTTAGCTCATCCCCTACTGATCAAGCGTCCAGTTCTGACAGCCCAGCATAAAATATTGATCGGATTTTCTGAACTTGCGTATAACGCACTGAATAATTAA
- the ompA gene encoding porin OmpA: MKKAVALTIVAGFVASAVSMTAFANDAEGAFLGTGFGWNNYADLGDVGTATKSSTPTAHIFGGYTFNEFLGAEAGYNWLGNGHVNGGRFKSHGANLSLIPRYPLTDDLSLLGEVGVMRWKADNEATNVDDRGTSPIFGAGLAYRVSDPVDLQLRYRHIDGIGDAKTGESDSNNVNLDVVYYPTRTSEPAPVVTPAPAPVAAPAPAPQPVQETKTFTLTSDVLFDFNKATLKPAGVSALSKLYNQIQTLEMKDKNIVVYGYTDRIGSDGYNLKLSQDRAKSVSSFLTSKGLSATRITAVGRGKADPISPASCKAIKAKKDLIVCLAPDRRVNVEVKGSKTVVVK, encoded by the coding sequence ATGAAAAAAGCAGTGGCATTAACAATCGTTGCCGGTTTTGTAGCATCTGCAGTATCAATGACTGCATTTGCCAACGATGCAGAAGGCGCATTCTTGGGTACCGGTTTCGGTTGGAATAACTACGCTGACCTGGGTGATGTAGGTACTGCAACCAAAAGCAGCACACCAACAGCACATATTTTTGGTGGCTATACTTTCAACGAATTTTTAGGTGCTGAAGCCGGCTATAACTGGCTGGGCAATGGCCATGTAAACGGCGGTCGTTTCAAATCTCACGGCGCAAACCTGTCTTTAATTCCTCGTTATCCCCTGACTGATGATCTGTCACTATTGGGTGAAGTAGGCGTTATGCGCTGGAAAGCTGATAACGAAGCAACCAATGTTGACGACCGTGGTACTTCACCAATTTTTGGTGCTGGCCTGGCTTATCGCGTATCAGATCCAGTTGATCTGCAACTGCGTTATCGCCACATTGATGGTATCGGTGACGCTAAAACTGGTGAATCCGATAGCAACAACGTAAACCTTGACGTAGTTTATTACCCAACTCGTACTAGCGAACCAGCTCCTGTTGTAACTCCAGCGCCAGCTCCAGTTGCAGCACCAGCACCAGCTCCACAACCAGTTCAAGAAACTAAAACCTTCACTCTGACTTCAGATGTGCTGTTTGATTTCAATAAAGCCACTCTGAAACCAGCTGGTGTGTCTGCACTGAGCAAGCTGTATAACCAAATCCAGACTCTGGAAATGAAAGACAAAAATATCGTTGTTTATGGTTACACAGACCGCATCGGTTCTGACGGTTATAACCTGAAACTGTCTCAAGATCGTGCTAAGAGCGTATCTAGCTTCCTGACTTCTAAAGGTCTGTCTGCTACTCGTATCACTGCCGTTGGCCGAGGCAAAGCAGATCCAATAAGTCCAGCAAGCTGTAAAGCAATCAAAGCGAAAAAAGATCTGATCGTTTGCTTGGCTCCTGATCGCCGTGTAAACGTTGAAGTAAAAGGTAGCAAGACCGTAGTAGTTAAATAA